The Stigmatella aurantiaca DW4/3-1 genome contains the following window.
CCACGCCCGCCTTGAAGACGTGCTGGCCAGCGGCCTTGAGCAGGAACGTGCCGATGGCTTTGCCCTGCAACCGGTCCAGCGTCGCCTCATCCAGGCGGCCAGGCCCCCCCGTCACGTAGTTGAGGACGGGGCAGAGGGTGGGCACCGCGGGGTTGGTGGAGCGGCAGGCGGACAGCCCCTCGAAGGGCTCGAACTCGTCAATGGAGTGCTGGCTGGGGGTGGTGCGCTGCCAGGTGGTGTTGGAGAGGCCCGCCAGTCCCTCCATGCTCCCGCCGAGGGTGCCATCCGAGGCGCGCACCGCCATGGTCTGGTGGTGCCAGCCCGCGGTCGCGTTGAAGAGCAAGCGCTTGTCGAGCCACGAGGAGGACCACTTGAGGCTGGCATCCCGGCCATTGGAAATGCGCTGGGTGGCCAGGGCGGAGGGCAGCCCGGAGATGCGCTCGACCTCCGGGGCGCCCGTGCGCTCGTTGATGGAGAAGCGGCCATTGCCTCCCGCCGACGTGGGGGTGCCCGTCAGCGACACCGTCACGTTGTGGTCTTCGTTGATGAGGTACGTGAGCTTGCCGATGTACTGGAAGGTTTGCTGGTCCGCGAAGTAGCTGGTGCTCGTGCCCTCGATGGCCCGGGTCTGGGTGAAGCCCCGCTCGTCCTGGAACGGCTGGCCGTCTTCTCCCAGCACCAGGGCGTTCAGGTTGCGCTCGAGCTCATAGCGGGTGAACGAGGGGGCCACGCCGCCGTAGAACCACAGCTTGTCCTTGAGGATGGGACCGCCCAGCTCGGCGCCGAAGTCGCCCAGGTTCCACAGCGAGGATTGGCCGGAGATGGTGCCTGCCTCCTGGCGGATCTCCGTGCCCCGCGCGGCGAACGAGCCGGGGGTGAGGTTGCCGAACACCGAGCCGTGGAACTCGTTCGAGCCGGACTTGGTCACCGCGTTGACGACGCCGCCCGTGGAGCGGCCGTACTCCGGCAGATAGCCACCGCTGATGACGTTCACCTCACCGATGAACTCGATGCTCAGCGGGGAGCCGTTGACGCCGAAGCCGGGATCATTCACCGAGACCCCATCGACGATGTACTGGTTTTCGGGGGAAGTGGCCCCGCTGATGGAGGTGCCGTAGGTGTCCGCGTTGGCCCCGGGGGCCAGCTCCGCCAGCGACTCGAAGGAGCGCGCCGCGGCGCCCTTGCCGCTGGGGGAGACGACCGCGATGTTGCGCAAGAAGGACGAGCTGACGTTCACCCCGGTCGAGGTGGAGCCGATGTCCACCGTGGGCGCCTGGCCCACGACGATCATCTCCTCACCCGAGAGGGACTCGGGCAGCAGCTCCACGTTGACGCGCACCGAATAGTCCAGCCGGACCACGATGCCCTCGCGCGTGTAGGGTTTGAAGGACTCTTTCTCGAAGCGAAGCGTGTACACGCCCGGCGGCAGCTGGGGGATGCGGTACTCCCCCGCGGAGCCCGTCACCACCGTTTGCTCGCCTTGCAGATTGGGGGAGGTGGCGACCACCACCACGTCCGCGGCGGGTTGCTTGTTCGAGGCATCCACCACGGTGCCGAGGAGGACCGAGGTGCCTTGGGCCAGCGCACTGCTGCTGGCCAACCCGATGAACAGCACCAAGAGGCGAGAACAACGGCGGTTGCTTCTATCTGTCATGGAACGCGATGCCCGGTGGAGGGGGCTGGGGTAGCACCGGGTCTCCTCGGGATTCGCAGCAGAGGATCAAGAGCTGAGAAAAGCAAGCCTTCTTGTATACGGTTCTGAGAAAAATCAAATCGCGTGGGAGGGCGCCTCTCGCGGTTGTTTGTCTTGGACCGCGAGCACCGCGGCGAACGCGTACCAGCCCAGCACGGGGCCTGCTCCCGCGCCCATCCATGGAACCGGGAAGTTCCCGAAGAACGTGGCTGCGAGGGTGAGGGCCCAGTAGAGGCCGAAGCCGATGGCGGCCCGGGCGTACGCGGGATGGGGGTTCCGGGCGGCGTGCAGAAACACGAGCAGCACCGGCACACCGGTCACGCACGTGGCCCCGAGCCATCCGGGGCCCCGAGCGGCGGCGAGAAAGAGGATCCGCTCGACATGCTCCACGGCGGGCAGTGGATCGGCCCGGGCCCAGGTACATCCGGCGAGCACCGCCATCAGGCCGCCCAGGGCCATCTGGGCGGTGGCTCCGAACAGGCTGTTCCCCGCGAGCAGGGCCAGGGCTCCTCCCGCGAGCGCGGTGGCCTGCGCGGCGTCCGGCTGGGCCAGGTGGAGCAGCTGCGCTCCCAGCGCAAGCAGGGTGGAGGTCTTCCTCACCGCGGGCCGTGAAGCGCTCATTCCCGCAAGGATCCAGGGCAGGAAGGCCGCGGAGGCGTTCAAGCGAACAGGCCCCACCGAGAGCCAACGGTGCACCCCGTCGATTCCGGGGGACGCGAGGGTCGCGGCGATGGCGACGAACGCGATGAAGGCCATGACGTGCAGGAAGCGGTCTCTTCCAAGGCTGGAGAGGCGCAGAAAACCGAGTGAACAGGCTCCGCCCAGCAGGCACACCAGCACGTTTGGCAGGAATGCCCTGGCGTTGCCGGTACTCGCGCTGGCCACGGCGGCGCCGAGAAGAATGGCGGGGAGGGGCGCCAGC
Protein-coding sequences here:
- a CDS encoding TonB-dependent receptor, producing the protein MTDRSNRRCSRLLVLFIGLASSSALAQGTSVLLGTVVDASNKQPAADVVVVATSPNLQGEQTVVTGSAGEYRIPQLPPGVYTLRFEKESFKPYTREGIVVRLDYSVRVNVELLPESLSGEEMIVVGQAPTVDIGSTSTGVNVSSSFLRNIAVVSPSGKGAAARSFESLAELAPGANADTYGTSISGATSPENQYIVDGVSVNDPGFGVNGSPLSIEFIGEVNVISGGYLPEYGRSTGGVVNAVTKSGSNEFHGSVFGNLTPGSFAARGTEIRQEAGTISGQSSLWNLGDFGAELGGPILKDKLWFYGGVAPSFTRYELERNLNALVLGEDGQPFQDERGFTQTRAIEGTSTSYFADQQTFQYIGKLTYLINEDHNVTVSLTGTPTSAGGNGRFSINERTGAPEVERISGLPSALATQRISNGRDASLKWSSSWLDKRLLFNATAGWHHQTMAVRASDGTLGGSMEGLAGLSNTTWQRTTPSQHSIDEFEPFEGLSACRSTNPAVPTLCPVLNYVTGGPGRLDEATLDRLQGKAIGTFLLKAAGQHVFKAGVDAEQMRYDHTRALSGRNILIESDEGDYFLDYRQYGYLVGPDQVEIEQTQKRVSKSNAIGAFLQDSWSVFDIATLNVGFRYDTQRLIGGDKLALVLANQWSPRLGIIVDPTRTGRAKLFASYARYYESVPLDMVDRSFPGEPGIRSHKDSGLCNPLDPNQQQGSCNTDAARQPYRPELDPNRRWETVGAGATIVDPSIKPQSSDEFVVGGEYELPFNTRAGVSYTRRSLNMAIEDMSRDDGNTYFIGNPGHGFATDFVEPKRTYDAGTVFLQRNFADFWLAQASYTLSYLRGNYEGLFRSDTGQLDPNINSDFDLVSLLPNRSGSLPADRTHQFKVFGAREFVLRPDLSLNLGLSYRGSSGTPYSYLGAHEDYGAGQAYILERGSAGRLPWVHRFDSRLAVTYKMTKDLTASFSVDVFNLFNFQAATAYDQNYTYSAVLPIENGTPEDLPSKVVDTDGNPLDEASVNKNFGKPTAYQAPRSVRLGARVSF